One Gloeothece verrucosa PCC 7822 DNA window includes the following coding sequences:
- a CDS encoding transglutaminase-like domain-containing protein — MQNFYQEIHQPDAQIDLAKASLYLAQQEYPKLDIDEYLNALDTMAQEIKERLPDSFYPLKIIQTINHYLFEDLGFEGNRTDYYDPRNSFLNQVIDRRTGIPITLSVVYLEIAKRLDFPMVGIGMPGHFIIRPNFEEAGIFVDAYNQGEILFEQDCEQRLQEVYQQPVKLEPHFLEPVTNQQILGRILTNLKYIYLNGQQFFKALTILEYILLIFPNHPLELRDRGLIYYHLGETQKASQDLGFYLALLPDAQDAQVIRQLLEKMN, encoded by the coding sequence ATGCAAAATTTTTATCAAGAAATTCATCAACCTGATGCTCAAATTGATCTGGCAAAAGCTTCACTATACCTAGCTCAACAAGAATACCCTAAACTCGATATAGACGAATATTTAAACGCTCTTGATACAATGGCTCAAGAGATAAAAGAACGTTTGCCAGATTCATTTTATCCTCTAAAAATTATTCAAACAATTAACCATTATTTATTTGAAGACCTCGGCTTTGAAGGAAATAGAACTGACTATTACGATCCCCGTAACAGTTTTTTAAATCAAGTCATTGATAGACGGACGGGAATACCTATTACTCTATCTGTGGTTTATTTAGAAATAGCCAAGCGGCTCGATTTTCCTATGGTAGGCATAGGAATGCCAGGACATTTTATTATTCGTCCTAATTTTGAAGAAGCCGGAATTTTTGTAGATGCGTATAATCAAGGAGAAATTCTCTTTGAACAAGATTGTGAACAAAGACTACAAGAAGTTTATCAACAGCCAGTTAAATTAGAACCTCATTTTCTTGAACCGGTCACTAATCAACAGATTTTAGGACGAATATTGACAAACTTAAAATATATTTATCTCAATGGTCAACAATTTTTTAAAGCATTAACTATTCTTGAATACATTTTGTTGATTTTTCCCAATCATCCTCTAGAATTGCGAGACCGAGGATTAATTTATTATCACTTAGGTGAAACCCAAAAAGCTTCTCAAGATTTAGGATTTTATCTGGCTTTGTTACCGGATGCTCAAGATGCTCAAGTGATACGCCAATTATTAGAAAAAATGAATTGA
- a CDS encoding FAD-dependent oxidoreductase, whose translation MTLTEPLVSLLEHDVLERLRKADQLLQGLRTQPISVPCVVKESSQSLGSVDWDVVISGGTLGILLAAALQQQGYRIAVIEQGILRGREQEWNISRQELTVFLELELLTEAELTTAIATEYNPARVSFFQGYELWVKNVLNLGVDPVFLLETLKNKFLHHGGKLLEKTPFQAATVHPDGLVVKAGDISLKSRLFIDAMGHFSPVAKQARNGHKPEGLCLVVGSCAKGYDKNESGDLIASITPILNQCQYFWEAFPARDGRTTYLFTYLDTHPDRFGLEFFMEEYLKWLPIYQNVELEKLHFERFLFGFFPSYRQSPNKTPWHRILAVGDSSGSQSPVSFGGFGAMVRHLKRLTDGITEALKADVLDAYALSLLQPYQPNISVTWLFQKTMSVAMNQKAEPNQINNLMSGVFQVMDQLGEDVLKPFLQDVIQFPALAKTLILVNPKLVLPLLPQVGISPLVDWSFHYFNLALYSGLFPLGKLLNPIANNLPDIPKYYYHRWLDAWKYGSGKDYHNS comes from the coding sequence ATGACTTTGACAGAACCCCTTGTTTCGTTGCTCGAACATGATGTACTAGAACGCTTACGGAAAGCGGATCAGCTTCTACAGGGTTTACGTACTCAGCCTATCTCTGTTCCTTGTGTAGTTAAAGAAAGTTCACAATCCCTGGGAAGCGTAGACTGGGATGTAGTCATTAGTGGAGGAACTTTAGGAATTTTACTGGCTGCGGCTCTCCAACAACAAGGCTACCGTATTGCAGTGATTGAACAAGGAATTTTACGCGGGCGAGAGCAAGAATGGAATATTTCCCGTCAAGAATTAACCGTATTTTTAGAGCTAGAACTTCTGACAGAAGCCGAATTAACCACCGCGATCGCTACAGAATATAATCCCGCTAGAGTAAGCTTTTTCCAGGGTTATGAACTGTGGGTTAAAAATGTTCTTAATTTGGGTGTTGACCCCGTTTTTTTATTAGAGACTTTAAAAAATAAATTTTTACATCACGGAGGAAAGCTTTTAGAAAAAACGCCTTTTCAAGCCGCTACTGTTCATCCCGATGGACTTGTGGTCAAAGCCGGCGATATATCTTTAAAATCTCGCTTATTCATCGACGCAATGGGGCATTTTTCCCCTGTGGCTAAACAAGCTAGAAATGGTCATAAACCCGAGGGACTTTGTTTAGTGGTTGGCAGTTGCGCTAAAGGCTATGACAAAAATGAAAGCGGAGATTTAATCGCTTCTATTACGCCTATTCTCAATCAGTGTCAGTATTTTTGGGAAGCTTTTCCGGCTAGAGATGGCCGCACCACCTATCTGTTTACTTATCTAGATACTCATCCCGATAGATTTGGCTTAGAGTTTTTTATGGAAGAATATCTTAAATGGTTGCCAATCTATCAAAATGTTGAGTTAGAAAAACTGCACTTTGAACGATTTCTTTTTGGCTTTTTTCCCTCTTATCGGCAAAGTCCCAATAAAACTCCTTGGCATAGAATTTTAGCTGTAGGAGATAGCAGTGGCAGTCAATCGCCTGTTAGTTTTGGAGGGTTTGGGGCAATGGTTAGACATCTTAAAAGACTTACTGATGGCATTACTGAAGCCTTAAAAGCTGATGTTTTAGATGCTTATGCTTTATCTTTATTACAACCTTATCAACCTAATATATCGGTGACTTGGTTATTCCAAAAAACTATGAGTGTAGCCATGAATCAAAAAGCCGAACCTAACCAAATTAATAATTTAATGAGTGGGGTTTTTCAGGTGATGGATCAATTAGGTGAAGATGTTTTAAAACCTTTTTTACAAGATGTAATTCAATTTCCGGCTTTGGCTAAAACTTTAATTTTAGTTAATCCCAAGCTAGTTTTACCCCTTCTTCCGCAAGTGGGAATTAGTCCTTTAGTTGATTGGAGTTTTCATTATTTCAATTTGGCTCTTTATAGTGGGTTATTTCCCCTCGGTAAACTCCTGAATCCTATCGCTAATAATTTACCTGATATTCCTAAATATTATTATCATCGTTGGCTAGATGCTTGGAAATACGGCTCAGGCAAAGATTATCATAACAGTTAA
- the mrdA gene encoding penicillin-binding protein 2, with the protein MRTIDFLPKPRAKKSPSPKRTSQPSFAQDRRQETGRTVGRQYQSILMMLLISLVLLGGVGARLFYLQLSQGEVYREKAENNRIRIVPKQPVRGNLFDRKGRVLATTRLTHAAYLWPMAQKRENWPENRRRIAELLGVSEKSIEEKVQQAGFNSPTLIRIARSLTPAQITALEEYRSQISGIEVDIETVRDYPHKKIASHVLGYTGELDAEELKQRRSEGYRMGDVVGKMGVEAAYEQQLRGEWGGLQLEVDGAGKVMRVLGQKAAKPGKDVTLTLDLNVQKAAEAALGNRKGAVVALDPRTGAVLAMVSYPRFDPNVFSSQITPAIWKELQETKPFVNRAMRGFPPASTFKVVTQTAGMESGKYPPNTILGTFAYLNVGGTAFGEWNRAGFGPLGYVRALAMSSNTFHGQIGRGVGGPTLIKYAHIYGFGSKTGIEIPGEVPGLIADDAWKRKMLNWGWTDGDSVNMSIGQGFTQATPLQIAVMFAVPANGGYRVRPHLLADSTKKADQWRTNLHFKPTTIKTLREGLRAVVTSGTGKGLNVPYLPPVAGKSGTAEAPPGKSHTWFGGFAPFDNPEIVAVAFVEHSGGGGGSVAGPIVRQVMEAYFNKKPPNPNSK; encoded by the coding sequence ATGCGTACTATCGACTTCCTCCCAAAGCCAAGAGCCAAAAAAAGCCCTTCTCCCAAGAGAACCTCTCAACCTTCTTTTGCCCAAGATCGTCGTCAAGAGACAGGCCGAACAGTAGGACGACAGTATCAATCGATTTTAATGATGCTGTTGATCAGTCTTGTTTTATTAGGAGGGGTGGGGGCACGTCTTTTTTACTTACAATTATCTCAAGGAGAAGTCTATCGAGAAAAAGCTGAAAATAACCGTATTCGGATTGTGCCCAAACAGCCGGTGCGAGGCAACCTATTTGATCGCAAAGGGCGAGTATTGGCCACGACTCGTTTAACTCATGCGGCTTATCTATGGCCGATGGCTCAAAAACGGGAAAACTGGCCGGAAAATAGAAGACGTATTGCCGAACTTTTAGGCGTATCTGAAAAAAGTATCGAAGAAAAGGTGCAACAAGCGGGTTTTAACTCTCCTACCCTCATCCGCATCGCTCGCAGTCTCACCCCGGCTCAAATTACAGCACTCGAAGAGTACCGCAGTCAAATTAGTGGCATAGAAGTAGATATAGAAACGGTTAGAGATTATCCTCATAAAAAAATCGCTTCTCATGTGTTGGGATACACCGGAGAATTAGATGCCGAAGAGTTAAAACAACGCCGCTCAGAAGGCTATCGCATGGGCGATGTGGTGGGAAAAATGGGCGTAGAGGCAGCCTATGAGCAACAATTACGAGGAGAATGGGGCGGCTTGCAATTGGAAGTAGATGGAGCCGGTAAAGTGATGCGGGTGTTAGGTCAAAAAGCGGCTAAACCCGGCAAAGATGTAACCCTAACCCTAGATTTGAATGTTCAAAAAGCAGCAGAAGCGGCTTTAGGCAACCGCAAAGGGGCAGTAGTGGCCCTTGATCCGAGGACTGGCGCGGTTTTAGCGATGGTTAGTTATCCTCGCTTTGATCCTAACGTTTTTTCTTCCCAAATCACTCCGGCTATTTGGAAGGAACTACAAGAAACAAAACCCTTTGTTAACCGGGCCATGCGTGGGTTTCCTCCGGCTTCTACTTTTAAAGTGGTTACCCAAACCGCCGGTATGGAGTCCGGAAAATACCCTCCCAATACGATTTTAGGGACGTTTGCTTATCTGAATGTAGGCGGAACGGCTTTTGGAGAATGGAACCGGGCAGGATTTGGTCCTTTGGGGTATGTCAGGGCACTAGCGATGAGTAGTAATACGTTTCATGGCCAAATTGGCAGGGGGGTAGGAGGTCCAACTTTAATTAAATATGCTCATATCTATGGATTTGGCAGCAAAACAGGGATTGAAATCCCTGGCGAAGTTCCCGGCTTAATTGCTGATGATGCTTGGAAGCGCAAGATGCTCAATTGGGGATGGACTGACGGAGATAGTGTCAATATGTCCATCGGACAAGGATTTACCCAAGCAACTCCTCTTCAGATAGCGGTGATGTTTGCTGTGCCGGCTAATGGCGGCTATAGAGTCAGACCTCATCTGTTAGCAGATAGTACCAAAAAAGCGGATCAATGGCGCACGAATTTGCATTTTAAACCCACTACGATCAAAACTCTCCGAGAAGGACTACGGGCCGTGGTTACCAGTGGGACCGGCAAAGGTCTTAATGTTCCTTATTTACCGCCAGTAGCCGGAAAAAGCGGCACAGCCGAAGCCCCTCCGGGTAAGTCTCATACTTGGTTTGGCGGTTTTGCTCCTTTTGATAATCCAGAAATTGTTGCAGTGGCTTTTGTAGAACATTCTGGCGGTGGGGGAGGTTCGGTGGCCGGTCCCATCGTTCGTCAGGTGATGGAGGCTTATTTTAATAAAAAACCCCCCAATCCTAATAGTAAATAA
- a CDS encoding PEP-CTERM sorting domain-containing protein, with protein MFTIPEIFTNSCKTLFWLPLGIAVINLGFDSQSAQALTFQETTKGKLEFRDYDHQLVATGSFNYSPTPFEGFFAVGEILDLYSDYDEDGNYYEYYLPTGYYEGIFYNDPSQIPNNLYIVNTLEIEASQNLHLTDIQINLSGSQKKYYLSSYLPNQSYFFNPLSSSISQVKISADKLGNVFLFSTDAWYYQSDLIGEILISIDAAGFFSFFDYDENVSLDGTWTASAVPEPLTLFGVSTALSFGAFFKRKLLKKSKTV; from the coding sequence ATGTTTACCATTCCAGAGATTTTCACTAATTCTTGTAAAACCTTATTTTGGTTACCATTAGGCATAGCAGTAATCAATTTAGGATTTGACAGTCAATCGGCACAAGCCTTAACTTTTCAAGAGACGACTAAAGGAAAGCTAGAGTTTAGAGATTATGATCATCAATTGGTAGCCACTGGATCATTTAATTATAGTCCAACACCGTTTGAAGGTTTTTTTGCTGTAGGAGAAATACTCGATTTATATAGTGATTACGATGAGGATGGGAATTATTATGAGTATTATTTGCCCACAGGTTATTATGAAGGTATATTCTATAATGATCCTAGTCAAATACCTAACAATCTGTACATTGTTAATACACTTGAGATCGAAGCTAGTCAAAATTTACATCTAACCGATATCCAGATTAATTTGTCGGGTTCCCAAAAGAAGTATTATTTAAGTTCTTACCTTCCTAATCAAAGTTATTTTTTTAATCCTCTTAGCAGCAGTATCAGCCAAGTCAAGATTAGTGCTGACAAACTAGGTAATGTTTTTTTATTTTCTACAGACGCTTGGTATTACCAATCTGACCTAATTGGTGAGATACTGATTTCAATAGATGCTGCTGGCTTTTTTTCCTTTTTTGATTACGATGAAAACGTTTCGCTTGATGGTACATGGACGGCGAGTGCAGTACCCGAACCTCTGACTCTTTTCGGCGTGAGTACAGCCTTGAGTTTTGGAGCCTTTTTCAAAAGAAAGCTGTTGAAAAAATCAAAAACTGTTTAA
- a CDS encoding tetratricopeptide repeat protein: MRWILILLTVVLIWSGAGNEFRTGGQSAWAEPVVSSSITEQQIKQGEALAQKAFEATDKGDFPAAEQYWTQLIEQFPTNPAVWSNRGNCRVSQFKLDEAIADFNKAIELAPDSPDPYLNRGTAFEAQERYSEAIADYNQVLALDPSDPMAYNNRGNAQGSLGHWQEALADYQKAIDIAPNFSFAQANVALALYETGHKEEATRKMRSLVRKYPMFPDMRAALTAVLWEQGKQGEAESNWVAAVGIDNRYQDLDWVKNIRRWPPQMVAALDKFLNLN; encoded by the coding sequence ATACGCTGGATTCTAATTTTATTGACTGTCGTTTTGATTTGGAGTGGGGCGGGGAACGAGTTCCGCACTGGCGGACAGAGTGCCTGGGCCGAACCGGTCGTTTCTTCTTCAATTACAGAACAACAAATCAAGCAGGGAGAAGCCCTAGCTCAAAAAGCCTTTGAAGCAACAGACAAAGGAGATTTTCCCGCAGCCGAACAATATTGGACTCAATTAATCGAACAATTTCCCACTAATCCTGCGGTTTGGAGTAACCGAGGCAATTGTCGCGTGAGTCAATTTAAACTCGATGAAGCGATCGCCGATTTTAACAAAGCCATTGAACTCGCACCCGATAGCCCTGATCCCTATTTAAATCGTGGGACGGCCTTTGAAGCGCAAGAACGATACTCTGAAGCCATCGCCGATTATAATCAAGTATTAGCCTTAGATCCTTCTGATCCCATGGCCTATAATAACCGAGGCAACGCTCAAGGAAGCTTAGGCCATTGGCAAGAAGCCCTAGCAGATTATCAAAAAGCCATCGACATAGCTCCTAATTTTTCCTTTGCTCAAGCCAATGTGGCCTTAGCGCTGTATGAAACAGGTCATAAAGAGGAAGCTACCCGCAAAATGCGCTCTTTAGTCAGAAAATATCCCATGTTTCCGGATATGCGAGCGGCTTTAACGGCGGTACTCTGGGAACAGGGTAAACAAGGAGAAGCCGAAAGTAATTGGGTTGCTGCTGTGGGGATAGATAACCGATATCAAGACTTAGACTGGGTGAAAAATATCCGTCGCTGGCCGCCTCAGATGGTAGCGGCTTTGGATAAATTTTTGAACCTTAATTAA
- the purE gene encoding 5-(carboxyamino)imidazole ribonucleotide mutase has translation MTNQQPTTAAPKIQVGIIMGSDSDLPTMKEAIAVCEEFEVSWEVAIVSAHRTPTRMVEYAQSAHQRGIKVLIAGAGGAAHLPGMVASLTPLPVIGVPVATRHLGGVDSLYSIVQMPGGIPVATVAIGNAKNAGLLAVQILATHNPDLQVKVQQYRENLSQSVLDKQSKLEQLGYQQYLERM, from the coding sequence ATGACCAACCAACAGCCTACAACAGCCGCTCCTAAAATCCAAGTAGGAATCATAATGGGTAGTGATTCAGACCTACCAACCATGAAAGAAGCAATCGCCGTATGTGAAGAATTTGAAGTCAGTTGGGAAGTGGCTATCGTCTCAGCCCATCGTACCCCAACGCGAATGGTAGAGTATGCTCAAAGTGCCCATCAACGAGGCATCAAAGTCCTGATCGCCGGGGCCGGCGGAGCGGCTCATTTACCGGGAATGGTAGCTTCATTAACTCCTTTACCGGTCATCGGAGTACCCGTTGCCACTCGTCATCTCGGGGGAGTGGATTCGCTCTACTCAATTGTACAAATGCCCGGAGGAATTCCTGTAGCAACCGTTGCTATCGGCAACGCCAAAAATGCAGGCTTATTAGCCGTACAAATTCTAGCCACCCATAACCCAGACTTACAAGTCAAAGTGCAACAGTATCGAGAGAACCTTTCTCAAAGCGTTTTAGACAAACAAAGCAAATTAGAACAACTGGGATACCAGCAATACTTAGAACGGATGTAA
- the nagA gene encoding N-acetylglucosamine-6-phosphate deacetylase: MITIINALIPGSEELQQIEITGSEIAAIKPMREGVAKKEKPSIIDVEGDWISLGGIDLQINGCFGLAFPDLTLEDLPRLEKICDFLWTKGVDGFLPTLVTTAVRKFQRSLLVLEEFIAEQKQNNRTTAQVLGVHLEGPFLNYEKRGAHPAEYLLTASLEALEGIITNHESIIKIMTLAPELDVTGQVINYLHSRGIIVSLGHSQATAKEARQAFEKGASMVTHAFNAMPSLHHRQPGLLGEAIVSKNVYCGVIADGHHVAPTMLKILLRACEYERGAFLVSDALAPLGLPDGIYPWDERKIQIEKGTARLASGKLAGTTLPLLTGVENLVKWDICKVESAIALATESPRKAIGLPGLSVGQKANLLRWNWQQELNKLTWQRLDLGWMHTDD; this comes from the coding sequence ATGATCACTATCATCAACGCTCTAATACCAGGCTCAGAGGAATTGCAGCAGATTGAGATTACTGGTTCTGAAATAGCAGCAATCAAACCCATGAGGGAAGGGGTAGCAAAAAAAGAAAAACCATCCATTATCGATGTAGAAGGCGATTGGATTTCTTTGGGAGGAATAGACTTACAAATCAATGGTTGTTTTGGGTTGGCGTTTCCCGATTTAACGCTAGAAGACTTGCCTAGACTAGAGAAAATTTGTGATTTTTTATGGACAAAAGGAGTGGATGGGTTTCTGCCCACCTTAGTCACAACTGCTGTGCGGAAATTCCAACGTTCGCTATTAGTGTTAGAAGAATTTATTGCCGAACAAAAGCAAAATAATCGAACCACAGCCCAAGTTTTAGGAGTTCATTTAGAGGGGCCATTTCTGAACTATGAAAAACGAGGAGCGCATCCAGCCGAATATTTACTAACCGCGAGTTTAGAAGCTTTAGAAGGGATCATCACTAATCACGAAAGTATCATTAAAATTATGACCTTAGCGCCAGAATTAGATGTCACTGGACAAGTCATTAACTATTTACATTCTCGAGGGATTATTGTCAGCCTGGGTCATTCACAAGCCACAGCCAAAGAAGCTAGACAAGCCTTTGAAAAAGGGGCATCAATGGTTACTCATGCTTTTAATGCGATGCCTTCCTTACATCATCGTCAACCAGGATTATTAGGAGAGGCAATCGTTAGTAAAAATGTGTATTGTGGTGTGATTGCTGATGGTCATCACGTAGCGCCAACCATGCTTAAAATTCTCTTAAGAGCTTGCGAATATGAGCGAGGAGCTTTTTTAGTCAGTGATGCCTTAGCTCCTTTGGGATTACCGGATGGAATATATCCCTGGGATGAACGAAAAATTCAAATCGAAAAGGGGACAGCTAGATTAGCCAGTGGAAAATTAGCAGGAACCACGCTACCGTTATTAACGGGAGTAGAAAATTTAGTCAAATGGGATATTTGTAAGGTTGAATCAGCGATCGCTTTGGCTACTGAATCACCGCGTAAAGCGATCGGATTACCCGGCTTATCTGTAGGACAAAAGGCAAACTTGTTACGCTGGAATTGGCAGCAAGAGCTAAACAAATTAACCTGGCAACGATTGGATTTAGGATGGATGCACACGGATGATTGA
- a CDS encoding PHP domain-containing protein — MVVTSATQAEAQNTKALREVWATIDFNSCPYHYNFHMHTTCSDGQLSPIALIEQVLKIGLKGLAITDHHSTQGYQIAQERLNDLRLHQPNTLLPHLWTGIEITSNLLGAEVHILGYGFNPQHPVMNSYLKGVRPLGEDAQAKTVIDALHQAGGLVVLAHPARYSRSAQELIPAAAGLGVDGIEAYYAYGNPKPWQPSPKQTELVLKLAEVYGVFTTCGTDTHGVNLLYRL; from the coding sequence ATGGTTGTTACCTCTGCCACTCAGGCTGAAGCCCAAAACACCAAAGCTCTCAGGGAAGTCTGGGCTACCATTGATTTCAATAGTTGTCCCTATCACTATAACTTCCATATGCACACCACTTGCTCCGATGGTCAACTCAGTCCCATCGCTTTAATAGAACAAGTGCTTAAAATTGGTCTTAAGGGTTTGGCTATTACAGATCACCACTCTACCCAAGGTTACCAAATTGCACAAGAGCGGCTTAATGATCTTCGCCTACACCAACCTAATACCCTTTTGCCTCACCTTTGGACAGGCATAGAAATCACATCAAATTTATTAGGAGCAGAAGTTCATATCCTCGGTTATGGGTTTAACCCCCAACATCCGGTTATGAATTCTTATCTCAAAGGAGTACGCCCATTGGGAGAAGATGCCCAGGCTAAAACCGTTATTGATGCCCTCCATCAAGCCGGTGGATTAGTGGTTTTGGCACACCCTGCCCGTTACTCTCGTTCAGCACAAGAATTAATTCCTGCGGCTGCCGGGTTAGGAGTTGATGGGATAGAAGCTTACTATGCCTATGGAAATCCTAAACCCTGGCAACCTAGTCCAAAACAAACTGAGCTAGTCCTAAAACTGGCTGAAGTCTATGGAGTCTTTACCACCTGTGGAACAGATACTCATGGCGTTAACTTACTGTATCGTCTCTAA
- a CDS encoding transglycosylase domain-containing protein → MKQFNLKLRKKISQLLHSVAKNIEPPDNKTVGVLEKPTEQPSPRFKLPRLTLPALSPKLQKLAVVPSKIQRLYQRYPLHQHPKFWFGLGITLGMGTTTLVVAWNIYRLESTLPKSVDEVLTYAPEGSLTIQAADGTILQQVGDIPYEHLKLWQFPDYLLKAFIASEDRRFQEHHGVDFQGISRAVISNLLAKDVVEGGSTITQQLARMVFLSQERSFNRKIREMRVAQKIEQRFDKAQILESYLNFVYLGSGAYGVADASWIYFSKPVEKLTLTEAATLAGIVPAPSLYSPIENQKAAKQRRDLVLKRMEEQGFITPQQAATAIASPLTINPSPPKRLQRQAPYFTEYIQKELPRYLSKDVLSRGGLIVETTLNPKWQQVAQEKVDQTVSLYGRWQRFSQAALVAIDPRNGQIKAMVGGNDFEKNQYNRVTQAKRQPGSTFKTFVYSTAIAAGFSPYQGFLDAEYVVDGYKPENYGDTYSGQYVSMRNALTKSLNVVAVKTLVDVGWNPIIRIAKRMGIESPLKPTYSLALGASEVNLLEITSAYGTLANKGVHQPAYGISRIIDRNGKILYQADFKPVKAIDEGTSAIMTWMLQGVVNDGTGQPAQIGRPVAGKTGTSDKARDLWFIGYIPQLVTGIWLGNDDNQPTWGASSTSAALWRQFMLPVVQNMPIVSFESLPPIDGRKGSIKAEPIKPKNSYYKMPEPQPTEQEAQTTNNNTQVQTQPQTQPEPRRRRRRRRNQEQAFAPQPVQPRYNYSYRRRRSTTFASSPPRQSAPAPVATSNSAPTPAAPAAESVPVSAPVTSIAPPAPPAAHKSE, encoded by the coding sequence GTGAAACAGTTTAACCTTAAGCTCAGAAAAAAAATAAGCCAATTACTTCACTCAGTCGCTAAGAATATAGAACCTCCAGATAACAAGACGGTGGGAGTCCTAGAAAAACCTACAGAGCAACCCTCCCCGCGATTTAAGCTGCCTCGCCTAACCCTGCCTGCCCTCTCGCCAAAATTGCAAAAATTGGCAGTTGTCCCTAGCAAAATCCAAAGACTCTATCAACGCTATCCCCTTCATCAGCATCCTAAATTTTGGTTCGGCTTGGGAATCACCCTAGGCATGGGAACCACAACCTTAGTAGTAGCCTGGAATATTTATCGTTTAGAAAGCACGCTCCCGAAATCCGTTGATGAAGTCCTCACCTACGCCCCTGAAGGCAGTTTAACCATTCAAGCGGCTGATGGCACAATCTTACAACAAGTTGGGGATATTCCTTATGAACACCTTAAATTATGGCAATTCCCCGACTATCTCCTCAAAGCATTTATAGCCAGCGAAGATCGCCGCTTTCAAGAACATCATGGCGTAGATTTTCAAGGCATTTCCCGCGCCGTGATCTCTAACCTACTGGCTAAAGATGTGGTGGAAGGAGGCAGTACCATCACCCAACAACTCGCTAGAATGGTTTTCCTCTCCCAAGAACGAAGCTTCAACCGCAAAATTCGCGAAATGCGTGTCGCTCAGAAAATTGAACAACGGTTTGATAAAGCCCAAATTCTCGAAAGTTATCTCAATTTTGTCTATCTCGGTTCGGGGGCTTATGGGGTCGCTGATGCCTCTTGGATTTATTTTAGTAAACCCGTAGAAAAGTTAACCCTCACCGAAGCCGCCACCTTAGCCGGCATTGTTCCCGCCCCGAGTCTTTATTCTCCGATCGAAAATCAAAAAGCGGCTAAACAAAGACGGGATTTAGTGCTTAAACGCATGGAGGAACAAGGATTTATTACCCCACAACAAGCCGCTACAGCTATCGCCTCCCCCCTGACGATTAATCCCAGTCCCCCCAAACGCCTACAACGCCAAGCCCCCTATTTTACCGAATACATTCAAAAAGAACTGCCCAGATATCTCTCAAAAGATGTGCTTTCTCGCGGCGGCTTAATTGTAGAAACTACCCTCAATCCTAAGTGGCAACAAGTAGCCCAAGAAAAGGTCGATCAGACGGTGAGTTTATATGGGAGATGGCAAAGATTCTCTCAAGCTGCCCTCGTGGCTATAGATCCCCGCAACGGACAAATTAAAGCGATGGTGGGAGGCAATGATTTTGAAAAAAATCAGTACAATCGTGTTACTCAAGCGAAGCGACAACCGGGATCGACGTTTAAAACCTTTGTCTATTCCACAGCGATCGCGGCAGGATTTTCTCCTTATCAAGGTTTCCTGGATGCAGAATATGTCGTCGATGGCTATAAACCGGAAAATTATGGAGATACCTATAGCGGGCAATATGTCTCTATGCGTAACGCCCTGACTAAATCATTAAATGTCGTTGCGGTGAAAACGTTAGTGGATGTGGGATGGAATCCAATCATTAGAATTGCTAAAAGAATGGGCATAGAATCACCCCTCAAACCTACCTATTCTCTAGCTTTGGGAGCCTCTGAAGTCAACTTATTAGAAATTACCAGCGCTTATGGAACTTTGGCTAATAAAGGCGTTCATCAACCCGCCTATGGTATTAGCCGCATTATAGACCGCAACGGTAAAATTCTCTATCAGGCAGATTTTAAGCCAGTTAAAGCGATCGATGAGGGAACCAGCGCCATTATGACCTGGATGTTACAGGGAGTCGTCAATGATGGAACCGGCCAACCCGCCCAAATCGGCCGCCCCGTGGCCGGAAAAACGGGAACCTCTGATAAAGCAAGAGACCTTTGGTTTATTGGCTATATTCCCCAATTAGTAACAGGAATTTGGTTAGGAAATGATGATAATCAACCTACTTGGGGAGCTAGTAGTACATCGGCGGCTCTGTGGCGACAGTTTATGCTCCCTGTGGTGCAAAATATGCCGATAGTTTCTTTTGAGAGTTTACCCCCCATAGACGGGCGCAAAGGGTCCATTAAAGCTGAACCCATTAAACCGAAAAATAGTTACTACAAAATGCCCGAACCCCAACCCACAGAACAAGAAGCTCAAACCACTAATAACAACACTCAAGTCCAAACACAACCCCAAACACAACCCGAACCTCGCAGAAGACGCAGAAGACGACGAAATCAAGAGCAAGCTTTTGCCCCTCAACCGGTACAACCTAGATATAATTATTCTTATCGAAGAAGACGATCGACAACATTTGCCAGTTCTCCCCCTCGTCAATCTGCTCCTGCCCCAGTGGCGACTTCCAATTCTGCTCCTACACCGGCAGCACCGGCGGCTGAATCTGTGCCCGTCTCCGCTCCAGTGACTTCTATTGCTCCCCCTGCTCCCCCTGCGGCTCATAAGTCGGAGTAA